In one window of Streptomyces sp. FXJ1.172 DNA:
- a CDS encoding sigma-70 family RNA polymerase sigma factor, whose protein sequence is MPTIFGEVKRFFRDTTWALRVPRRLKELRLTLEKATADLEQCLGRQPTVAELAAHLNLDAEEVLEGLGAANSYNTLSLDAPFEGTEPDDALADQVGFEDHDLEVVEELTALQPVIAALPERDRKILAIRFGREMTQGEIASELGVSQMHVSRLLARILARLRSHLISE, encoded by the coding sequence GTGCCGACCATCTTCGGCGAGGTCAAGCGGTTCTTCCGCGACACCACCTGGGCCCTGCGGGTTCCGCGCAGGCTGAAGGAGCTGCGCCTGACGCTGGAGAAGGCGACTGCGGACCTGGAGCAGTGCCTCGGCCGTCAGCCAACCGTCGCCGAACTGGCCGCGCACCTGAATCTGGACGCCGAGGAGGTGCTGGAAGGACTGGGAGCCGCCAACAGCTACAACACCCTCTCCCTGGACGCCCCCTTCGAAGGAACCGAACCCGATGACGCTCTTGCTGACCAAGTCGGCTTCGAGGATCACGATCTGGAAGTGGTCGAGGAGCTGACCGCTCTGCAGCCGGTGATCGCAGCACTGCCGGAGCGCGATCGGAAGATCCTCGCCATAAGGTTCGGTCGCGAGATGACCCAGGGCGAGATCGCGTCCGAACTCGGTGTCTCCCAGATGCACGTCTCTCGCCTCCTCGCGCGCATCCTGGCCAGGCTCCGATCGCACTTGATCTCAGAGTGA